AAAATTTCCGTGGGTCTTCTTTTGTGAAGAGGTGGTAAATGTTTCTCCAAATCTTGGCAGGTGAAGACTTGTTGTCATGAAGCACGAGCAGGTTTTGCCATAAGTCATGATTTTGAATCATTTCCAGGAAGCGATTTAAACGAAAACAAAGAATCAGACACAgagataaaactgaaaatataattacacTCCTTTCTGCGGAGATTGAATTTGAACACAAGTCCAAAATGTTACGTAAATATACACGTCTAAAGCGACACTCCTATCCAGCTTTATCTTGCATGTATTTTACAGAAAAGACTAGTTAATTAAGAtaaccctctctgtctctttttctttgtgccaTTGCAGGAGTTTTACCTTTGAGGATCTTTTCTGCTGAAGCAACATGGATGCTGTCCTTGGGGCTGAGGTAGTAGATTGAATAGTTGTGGGGTTCTGTAACCTCTTTTTGAGATAACTATACAATCTACTGTCTTTCCCAAGGAGACAGCTGAGTCAGCCACTCGCCGACTGTCATCTCCAGATGGGCAAACATGCTGTCCAATCAAAACATATGCTTGcagcaaatgaaaataatgcaTTGTGACAGGCattgtttgttatgtttttttttttttttgtttgctagAGTGGAAAAATTAGGTGTCATGCTCCCTAACAGGTGAACTTGTGGTTGGTGTGCTTGATTTGGGCTCTGTCAGGGTGAGGTAGTAGGTTGTATAGTTTGGTGGGTGGGATTGCACCCTGCTCAGGTGATAACTATACAGTCTATTGCCTTCCCTGAGGAGCTCCCTGAACACTCATCAATATTGAACACACTCCCAAGGCTGAAAATCACATATATTCTCcgacatcataaaaaaaaaaaaggatcaggTACATATGTGCTGCAAAAGGATTGGTGTTGAACTGATTTCACCTGTCACATGACTTGCTTTAATAAATGTACATCTCAATAAAGTTCTACTTGCCTCAAATCAGTTGTCGAAAAATCAGTGAATGAGGTCTTGAAATTGTCTGTTCTTCATGTACTGCCTTCTTTGATGGTGCCATGGTTTGTGTACAAGAGCAGCTGTTGAGTTTGTTGGTGTCGAGCACCCTCTAGTGGAGACACAGGAGATCGCTTTGAGTAAGATTAAAGTTTGCAGATCACAGGTTGGCAACCGAATGCCACGACGGGCCTGGAGTTCTGGAGGGTTTCGTTCAAACCAAACGCTGCAAGTGGGGATTTTACAAATTCAAACAATCACAAGCTGCCTGCATACATGGTTTTCTGTGATAAAAGCCTTAAGTGGTTGTTGGACACAGTGATAGTCACATTTTCGTGCGTGAGTGTCCCATGAACTCAAAGCTCAGACATCCTTCACTTAAAATAACACCGTGGTACCGCTTTGTTAGGGTGTGGTCTTCCCTCCTGATCCGCGCGTCTCTGTGTGAGTGGCTCGGTTGCTTGTTATTGATCGCTCAACGTGCTTGTCCCCATGGCAACAGTTTAGCCTCAACAGAAATCGTCTCCATATTTGACTGTAGGCCTGCTGGATCTTTGGAATGCGGTAGGCGTAGACCACAGGGTTGATGGCTGAGTTGGCGTGAGAGAGGAGAATACCTGGAAAATAGGATCTGGTAAGTATTGTGATCTTTGATAACATCCTgcataaaaaatcattcatattcactgaatatgaaaaaaaaaaaaaaaaaagattagctGCAGTCTAGTAAAGTTACTGCCACCTGCCTGTATAGAGTGTCCCCCGTGTCACAGCTTGAGGGCCGtgagacagcagcagacagttcATCAGGTGCAGAGGAATCCAGCAGCTGGCAAACAAAATGAGAACCAGAGCCAGAGAACAGGCCAGCCTCCTCTCCCTGAGCAGAGAGGCCTGGGCTTGGGGACAGCTCTCCTTTAGACGGCCCTGCAGGCTCCAGAAGATTCGAACATAGAGGAGCGTCATGACCAGCAGGGGTGCCATGACACATCCCAGGAAGTTGAAGTAGACCATGAAGGGCAGGGAAATAACAGAGAGGAAGGTGCATGGTGGggagatgaaggaagaggaagacgtATTGGTGGAATCAGATGTCAGGGAGGAGTAGTTGTTCCAGCCAAACAGAGGGGTGAACCCCAGTAGACAGGACAGTATCCAGCACAAAGACACAGCCAACCACGTGCGCCTCTGTGTGGCCAGGGCTTTGTATCTGTGAATGAGGGATAAAACGGGAAGAAGCCAAGGAAGAGAGAGGATTATTTTGAGCAAACACCTTATCCACATAGCGTTTCTACCTGTAAACCAGTGTTTCAGAGAGCATACCTCACCTGAGTGGTATGTGTAACCGCAGGTATCGGTCCACGGCGATAGCCAGCAGTGACAGCACAGAGGCCTGCGTCAGCACGAGCACGACACAGCTGAGAAGCAGGCACAGGTCAGGGGTCAGACTCACCCAGCCATCCAATACTACAGCCAGGGGCACAGCAGCCACACCCACTAGGAAGTCAGCCACCGCCAAGGAAACCAGGAAGCAGAAGGTTGGCTCCCGAAGGGAATCCCGGATACCAACACACACCGCGCACACCACCAAGACATTGCCAAGGCAACAGGCCACGGCAATCAGTACTTCAAGTACTGTGTAAACAACCCAACTCCATTCAGCCATCGCTGAAGATGGAGAGCAGGGAAGGCAGAGAATCTATGAAATTTGATTGAGCAGGTTTCCTTGAGGGCTGTGGATAGGTGCAACAAATCccacaccaaaataaaatccaacatAATCCCACGTTTGTTGTTCAGATAGTCTATTGCTGCTTTCAGCTCTTGGCTTCAAGTGACCAAAAAAAGCCTCCAGGATATGCTTTTTATATGCAAACATGCACGCGCTTCTGCgtgcacacacagcaacaggCACTCCATGGAGACACCATCTGTAAATCATCAGCGAGTGAGAATCTTTTTCTCACAGTGATAAATGTGGCTCAGTAGCAGAGAAGGGAGAGGACTTCTGAATGAGACatatcacatttttcaaacGACAGGTGTGCTCGCTATTTCCAGTGGTGACACACTCACGAAAGTAAAGGTGAAAGTAGCAAAGTTAAAGTAGCGAAACcacaaagtaaaagtagcaaatGATGAGCATATGTACACATTTACTGTTAGCAAAATGTTATGTattaaatgaaaagtaaaagtactcattatgcaaaATGGCCCCATCGAAAGTGTTAATTATCTCTGCCTCcggttatgttttcacccgtgtcagtttatttgtcagcaggattacgcaaaaaacACTAAACCAGATTTGCACTGAACGTGGAGGAGAGGGCATGAGCCAAGGAAGAGCTGCATCATTtattatgattttctttttctctgaagtctgatgtatgttgtttgacattggccttggcggaggtctgCGCTCTCAGAGTACCCCTCTAGTTGAATTATAGTTATGGATGAATTAATGTGTAAAAGCAGCATGTTGTGACAGTATTAGCTATCTGAACTACTTTATTTACTGCTGGAGAGTTTGAGCTGCAACAGCATCACATTCAGTAAGATGATCACGTTTCATATGagaaatcttaatctgcaagGTAACTAGTCACAACAGCTGTTGGAAATTGTAATTAAGGAAAAAATTAGGTTTCCCTCTGGAATGCATAAAACAGAGATAAGTAAAgaaaagtacaagtacctcaaaattataGTACTTGAGTACGTAGTCACTTTACAGCACTCATTGCAAATACATCAAATCAGAAGGAGTTTGTGACAATCACCTGAATAAAACTTCTGCACTGAAGTATATCCTGCAAAGTCAGGTGTGACAGTCCATGTGTGTTGAATATTATGTAATTTGCCCCTGTGTAATTTGGTTttcagcatatacagtatgtgaacaaCCTCATCGTTTGACTATGAAAATgaacttcatttcattttcaaacaagaaAGTAACACTCTTCACCTCatctgtgttcagtgtgtgtgttctgttactctgtgtgtgtgaggggactTTTTAGATGTTACTGATTAACAGGGCTGTGAAAAGTGGCAGTTTTTCAGCGCATGCTTACTTTGCATACACTTTtgccttttgtgtgtttgtgtgtgtgtgtgtgtgtgtgtgtgtttgtgagtgtgtgtgtgtgcgtgtgtgtgcgtgtgtttgtgagtgtgtgtgtttgtgagtgtgtgtgtgtttgtgattgtgtgtgcgtgtgtgtgtgtgtgtgtgtgtgcgtgtgtgtgtgcgtgtgtgcgtgtgtttgtgagtgtgtgtgtttgtgagtgtgtgtgtgtttgtgattgtgtgtgcgtgtgtgtgtgtgtgtgtgcgtgtgtgtgtgtgtgtgcttgcttcAGTTTATAAGCACATCTGTATTTGCTTTGCTGATATGCCCTACAGAGTATGCCTTTGTTCTTATGGCTAGATAAACagatagataaatatatatacagacagacagacaaaatgtatcaaatattcagaaaatattttctgatttatttaatctaaaaaaaaaaagaagatattttaacacaaacataatGTTTACACCATCTGTAAATCTGTCAGATGATCTTACATCTGCTAGATATcctcaaaacagaaaaaacagaaaaccacaactgtattttaaaaatgatttaagttCTACTTATAAAGTAGATTATGTCACAACCTTTTAGATTTACATACTTTTTAAAGCCATCTGACTATTCACACCTCACCTATGCCTGGAGTTTGCATCCTCGTGTCAGTATCATTTCCGGTTCACCCCTCATACATGCAAACTCCATTATGGCTCTGTATCTACAGAAAGCTCAGTGTTTCATCTTCTGGCTTTTCAAATACTCAGTATTCATTTGTTTCCACATGTCAGAATTAGAATCAATAGAAAGGACATTAAAGGGACATCCACAGCAATTTTCTCTGAATATCCATTGCTTATTCGATTTCTGTGCTTATGTACACAAGCCATCATGCTTCCTACACTGTATTAGAGTCTCCTTGTAGGCCTCTCAGCGTCTTCTCGTCAAACCGATATGTGAGCTTCCTCTTCACCTTCTGAATCTCGCCGGTGCGGGAGTAGTTCCTCAGTGCCCGCGCCATCTTCTGGTAGGTCATGGGCTTGCGATTCCCCTTTCGTCGGCCCCACAGCTGCGCCAGGCGCTCCTTGTTTTGGGAGGAGAACTGAAAGGTGCCAGCAGAGGACTGGACCCACCAGATGCAACTTCGCATTGATGGCGTCTGAAGCATCTCAAACAGGAACTGGAACAACCgctccttcctctttcctgcCGAGGAGGAAGgggatgtaaataaaaatacgAGGTGACAATGATTCATGTGCTTACGTGTGTGAACAATCATTTGTTTCCCTCCAGCTGTGTCTCGTTCAAGTTCAGGATTGTTGAGAGTTGTGTGTTATATGTGTATGTCTTAATACCTGACAGTGGGGCAAGAGGCAGGatgtctctgtcctccctgcctcccctgTCGGATGATGGCGATGGTGAATCTTGGTATTCCTGGTACTGGGAGCTACTGGACTGCGAGTCTGAGTCAATGTATGCAGGTGCATCATAGGAAAATGCTACGTGGTCCTAgagcaaacacataaaacatataaaatgttaataattcACAGTTGTAACCATCCTCATAAATCATGGATAAAGCCAGTCAAATAtcttaaaatgctgaaatgtgtCGCACACAGTGACGTGTTGTAGCACTCAGCTATGAAAGAAGTAATTAAGCTTTATTTTACGAAGAGATTGAGGTTCTTGAACTCACCCATTGGTTGTCATGGGAACTAGGCCAGGCTAGAGGTGGGGCTTGCTCTTCATATTCCTTGTTTGGAGTGTGAGAGCCACAGTGCCACTCATATGCATGCTGGCCTGACCAGCTGTTCTCTACGGAGAAACGGGCCGAACATACAGTCAGGTAAAAgatgtagaaatatatataagCGCCTACACTGTCGGTCATCATCACACTAACCTATGATCCTGGTGCCCtggtgggagtgtgtgtgcgtttgttgCCCCATGGTGCTCAGAGGTGATGCGGGTATGTGTGCGGGCTGGACCTCCAGTGAATGCTCCTGCAGGTACTCCTCGATGACCTCCAGGTCCACCTcggggcaggaggagggagccACTCCGTTCCAGGCCCCCCGAACTCCACTCAGCCTTATCTCAGTCACATAGGCCAtctgacagaaacaaagcagGACAACAGCTGTCAGAAATCATACACACCCGGGCTTTGACCTTGGCATGTGTGTTGTTTGCGATGCTGTCGGGCCTGGAACATTTTGTATGATGGGTGGCATTTATCTTGTGTCAGTCATGGCCTGAGGTGTTGTTATTATCAGACCACGCaccctctgttttctttccgGATAACCcattgttgttttgtggtgGTGCACTGTTGGTGCTGTGGTGCATCACACATGTACAGTGAATAATGCTGCTGGGAGATGTGAAAATTTTAAATGAGCTTCAACTTGTCTATCAATCTTCCACTTTCTACATGATGTTaaaaaagcacagatgtaatatgtaatatgaCTTATATATATAAGTCATAttacatattaaatatatattatatatatatatatatatacatatatatatatatatatatatatatatataaaatatatatatataatatatatagcaTACTtttgttaaaacacacactaataacTTTTACATGCTGCAGTGAACTCTATGATGTTTAACCTGATCACAGCTTTTCGTTGTAGTGTTTGTGCCTTGGAAATGAGCCAAGCCAAGTTTGACTGGCAAATTTATGCAAGTGTTTATGTAACATTCAGGCGACAACGTTGTGTGGTTTAGCTGATATTCTTACAAATAACCTTTTACCTCCACCTTCACTATTTTTTTTAGAGCAGACTATTAGTGAGACAGTTTTCTTTGGAAATCATGGACAGACTTGAGGAGCCtcccttaaaataaaaataatgtcagACTCACCGTCTCCATTTCTGCCAACATACTTAAACGTCAATCTGTAAAGAGAAAACACCCTCATTAGACACCAGAATCAAAGCTCATAATTCACAACATGAACAGAGAAGTGAAAGAAGTTGTCACACATACTTCTCTAACTCATCAGACGCTGACAGATGGTCATATGACAGCAGCACACGCACAGTCAGAACCTGAGTGAATGAACACAATGAAGAGGACAGCTGTACCTTGTTAGGTCCGAGGTGTACTCCTGTGTCTGCTACAGTGAAGTAGTATCCTCAGGCAGTAGAGGTTGGAGACATGAGACTGTGAATGCTCACCTGTATGATGACCTGGACCTCACCTCTCTTATATAGTCGTTTTTTGGCCAAGCCCCTTTGTACAAGGGTGGGAGTGGTTTACAAAGTAAAGGGTATTTCTGGCTATTGTTTCTGAATATAtagtgtatttttcttattcaaaAAAGAGCTACCGTAAGCTAATATTGCTATTATTatgaaagaaacaaatacacattcatCAGCAGGGTTTTAGGTAAAAAGGAGGTGAACTTGTTTTCTTGACAGATTTTCAGTGTGACTTTCAGCGAATGCTTTTACCTCGTGGAGTTTTATGTCATGGAATCAAAACCTGTGGTGTATCTGTGGTTTCTTATCATTTCAAATGACACAACAGAGGCTCAGCGCTATGGAAGATAATCATGTGGCTTTATATTTG
The genomic region above belongs to Seriola aureovittata isolate HTS-2021-v1 ecotype China chromosome 9, ASM2101889v1, whole genome shotgun sequence and contains:
- the LOC130174446 gene encoding transcription factor Spi-B-like, with the translated sequence MLAEMETMAYVTEIRLSGVRGAWNGVAPSSCPEVDLEVIEEYLQEHSLEVQPAHIPASPLSTMGQQTHTHSHQGTRIIENSWSGQHAYEWHCGSHTPNKEYEEQAPPLAWPSSHDNQWDHVAFSYDAPAYIDSDSQSSSSQYQEYQDSPSPSSDRGGREDRDILPLAPLSGKRKERLFQFLFEMLQTPSMRSCIWWVQSSAGTFQFSSQNKERLAQLWGRRKGNRKPMTYQKMARALRNYSRTGEIQKVKRKLTYRFDEKTLRGLQGDSNTV
- the LOC130174442 gene encoding adenosine receptor A1-like → MAEWSWVVYTVLEVLIAVACCLGNVLVVCAVCVGIRDSLREPTFCFLVSLAVADFLVGVAAVPLAVVLDGWVSLTPDLCLLLSCVVLVLTQASVLSLLAIAVDRYLRLHIPLRYKALATQRRTWLAVSLCWILSCLLGFTPLFGWNNYSSLTSDSTNTSSSSFISPPCTFLSVISLPFMVYFNFLGCVMAPLLVMTLLYVRIFWSLQGRLKESCPQAQASLLRERRLACSLALVLILFASCWIPLHLMNCLLLSHGPQAVTRGTLYTGILLSHANSAINPVVYAYRIPKIQQAYSQIWRRFLLRLNCCHGDKHVERSITSNRATHTETRGSGGKTTP